In one Micromonospora polyrhachis genomic region, the following are encoded:
- a CDS encoding chorismate mutase, whose amino-acid sequence MITNMVEQPADRLANTPPGPSAEPHANTPPGPSADAPQANSGAGTQTGTDAPGAAERIAAIRERIDEIDDALIALWQERASLSRQVGATRMASGGTRLVLSREREIVDRFREALGADGTQLALLLLRAGRGPL is encoded by the coding sequence ATGATTACCAACATGGTGGAACAGCCTGCCGATCGCCTGGCCAACACGCCACCCGGACCGTCCGCCGAGCCTCACGCCAACACACCACCCGGACCGTCCGCCGACGCCCCCCAAGCCAACAGTGGGGCAGGCACCCAAACCGGCACGGATGCTCCGGGTGCGGCGGAACGTATCGCCGCCATCCGCGAGCGGATCGACGAGATCGACGACGCGCTCATCGCGCTCTGGCAGGAACGGGCGTCCCTGTCCCGGCAGGTCGGTGCCACCCGGATGGCCTCTGGCGGGACCCGACTCGTGCTCTCCCGGGAGCGGGAGATCGTCGATCGCTTCCGGGAGGCGCTGGGAGCCGACGGTACGCAGCTCGCCCTGCTCCTGCTGCGGGCCGGCCGCGGTCCCCTGTGA
- a CDS encoding ABC transporter ATP-binding protein: protein MTENILEVRDLVKHYPVTRGIVFKKTIGHVKAVDGVSLDLKQGETLGVVGESGCGKSTLARVLMNLERPTAGSVRYKGQDIFGLKGSEMRRMRRQIQLVMQDPYTSLNPRMTVGNLIGEPFEIHPEVAPKGSRRSKVMDLLDVVGLNPEHINRYPHQFSGGQRQRIGIARALALRPEVIVCDEPVSALDVSIQAQVMNLLGKLQAEFGLSYIFIAHDLSVVRHLSDRVAVMYLGRVAEVGTDEEIYERPTHPYTQALLSAVPVPDPTSRENKAIIRLTGDVPSPVDPPSGCRFRTRCWKAQDICAKEVPMLIQRPGSDHDSACHFAEKREIVVTHEA from the coding sequence GTGACTGAGAACATCCTCGAAGTCCGTGACCTGGTCAAGCACTACCCGGTGACCAGGGGAATCGTCTTCAAGAAGACCATCGGGCACGTCAAGGCCGTGGACGGGGTGTCGCTCGACCTGAAGCAGGGCGAGACCCTCGGTGTGGTGGGCGAGTCCGGCTGTGGCAAGTCCACGCTGGCCCGGGTGCTGATGAACCTGGAGCGACCCACCGCAGGCTCGGTGCGTTACAAGGGGCAGGACATCTTCGGCCTCAAGGGCAGCGAGATGCGCCGGATGCGCCGGCAGATCCAGCTCGTCATGCAGGACCCGTACACCTCGCTCAACCCTCGGATGACCGTGGGTAACCTGATCGGCGAACCGTTCGAGATCCACCCCGAGGTGGCTCCGAAGGGCAGCCGGCGGAGCAAGGTCATGGACCTGCTGGACGTGGTCGGGCTCAACCCGGAGCACATCAACCGCTACCCGCACCAGTTCTCCGGCGGCCAGCGGCAGCGGATCGGGATCGCCCGGGCCCTGGCCCTGCGGCCGGAGGTCATCGTCTGTGACGAGCCGGTCTCCGCGCTCGACGTCTCCATCCAGGCACAGGTGATGAACCTGCTCGGCAAGCTTCAGGCCGAGTTCGGGCTGTCGTACATCTTCATCGCGCACGACCTCTCCGTGGTTCGCCACCTCTCCGACCGCGTGGCGGTCATGTACCTGGGGCGGGTCGCCGAGGTCGGCACCGACGAGGAGATCTACGAGCGCCCGACCCACCCGTACACCCAGGCGCTGCTCTCTGCCGTGCCGGTGCCGGACCCGACCAGCCGGGAGAACAAGGCGATCATCCGGTTGACCGGTGACGTGCCGAGCCCGGTGGACCCGCCGTCGGGTTGTCGGTTCCGTACCCGGTGCTGGAAGGCGCAGGACATCTGTGCCAAGGAGGTGCCGATGCTGATTCAGCGTCCGGGCTCCGACCACGACAGCGCCTGCCACTTCGCCGAGAAGCGGGAGATCGTCGTCACCCACGAGGCCTGA
- a CDS encoding ABC transporter ATP-binding protein: protein MLVSERSAADASGRPSGRLLEVEDLRVEFRTRDGVAKVINGVTYHVDAGETLAVLGESGSGKSVTAQTIMGILDTPPGFVTGGEARFHGRDMLKMSVEERRRIRGEGIAMVFQDALSALNPVFTVGFQIAEQFRFRRGMSRADAKKRAIEMLDLVQIPNAKGRINNYPHQFSGGMRQRVMIAMSLALDPEVLIADEPTTALDVTVQAQIMDLLAELQRERQMGLILITHDLGVVADVADRIAVMYAGRIVEEANVHELYAKPSHPYTIGLLESIPRIDEKGQELRTIKGLPPSLLNIPSGCPFHPRCPMAQSVCREKLPPLLQVGPTRASACHFAEDLVNRD, encoded by the coding sequence ATACTCGTTTCCGAGCGGTCCGCAGCGGATGCCTCCGGACGTCCTTCCGGCCGCCTCCTTGAGGTCGAGGACCTCCGGGTGGAGTTCCGCACCCGGGATGGCGTGGCCAAGGTCATCAACGGGGTGACCTACCACGTCGACGCGGGCGAGACGCTTGCCGTGCTGGGAGAGTCCGGCTCTGGCAAGAGCGTGACCGCGCAGACCATCATGGGCATCCTCGACACCCCGCCCGGCTTCGTCACCGGCGGCGAGGCCCGGTTCCACGGCCGCGACATGCTGAAGATGTCGGTCGAGGAGCGACGGCGGATCCGCGGCGAAGGCATCGCAATGGTGTTCCAGGACGCGCTCTCCGCGCTGAACCCGGTCTTCACCGTCGGGTTCCAGATCGCCGAGCAGTTCCGGTTCCGGCGGGGCATGAGTCGCGCCGACGCCAAGAAGCGCGCCATCGAAATGCTCGACCTCGTGCAGATCCCGAACGCGAAGGGGCGGATCAACAACTATCCGCACCAGTTCTCGGGTGGTATGCGGCAGCGCGTCATGATCGCGATGTCGCTCGCGCTCGACCCCGAGGTGCTGATCGCCGACGAGCCGACCACCGCGCTCGACGTGACCGTGCAGGCGCAGATCATGGACCTGCTCGCCGAACTGCAGCGTGAGCGGCAGATGGGCCTCATCCTGATCACGCACGACCTGGGTGTGGTCGCCGACGTCGCGGACCGGATCGCGGTCATGTACGCGGGGCGTATCGTCGAAGAGGCGAACGTGCACGAGTTGTACGCGAAGCCGTCGCACCCGTACACGATCGGCCTGCTGGAATCGATCCCGCGGATCGACGAGAAGGGCCAGGAGCTGCGGACGATCAAGGGGCTCCCGCCGAGCCTGTTGAACATCCCGTCCGGGTGCCCGTTCCACCCGCGTTGTCCGATGGCGCAGTCGGTGTGTCGGGAGAAGCTGCCCCCGCTGCTGCAGGTCGGCCCCACCCGGGCCAGTGCCTGCCACTTCGCTGAGGATCTGGTGAACCGTGACTGA
- a CDS encoding ABC transporter permease has protein sequence MSDPTIGSAVTTPPAEAPTVAGGTAPPDAGLPANAKQAKPRGLLGDAWTDLRRKPLFWISVVFIAFFVVIAAFPWLFTSKDPAYGQLAHSLAKPSGDAWFGYDIQGQDVYARVIWGARASIIVALLSTIGTVLIGGAMGMVAGFKGGWVDAVLSRIADIFFGLPFVLGAIVILFTFNAPGSDNNEWRIMGLVIMSLVVLTWPVSMRIMRSAVLATKDADYVVAARALGAGSGRIIFKHLLPNCMAPLLVYSTILIGSFIGAEATLSFLGVGLKSPVVSWGIMISEARNLIRVAPHLLLFPSAFLVAAVLSFVTLGEAVREALDPKLR, from the coding sequence ATGAGTGACCCCACGATCGGATCGGCAGTCACGACTCCGCCGGCAGAAGCACCCACCGTCGCGGGTGGCACCGCGCCGCCGGACGCCGGCCTGCCCGCCAACGCCAAGCAGGCGAAGCCGCGAGGGCTGCTGGGCGACGCCTGGACGGACCTGCGGCGCAAGCCGCTCTTCTGGATCTCCGTGGTGTTCATCGCCTTCTTCGTGGTGATCGCCGCCTTCCCCTGGCTGTTCACCAGCAAGGACCCGGCCTACGGCCAGCTGGCGCACAGTCTGGCGAAGCCGTCGGGCGACGCCTGGTTCGGCTATGACATCCAGGGCCAGGATGTCTACGCCCGGGTGATCTGGGGTGCCCGTGCCTCGATCATCGTCGCGCTGCTCTCCACCATCGGCACGGTCCTCATCGGTGGGGCGATGGGCATGGTCGCCGGGTTCAAGGGCGGGTGGGTGGACGCGGTCCTGTCCCGGATCGCCGACATCTTCTTCGGCCTGCCGTTCGTCCTCGGTGCGATCGTGATCCTCTTCACCTTCAACGCGCCTGGGTCGGACAACAACGAGTGGCGCATCATGGGACTGGTCATCATGTCCCTGGTGGTGCTGACCTGGCCGGTCTCCATGCGGATCATGCGGTCGGCGGTGCTGGCCACCAAGGACGCCGACTACGTCGTGGCGGCCCGGGCCCTGGGGGCCGGGTCGGGGCGGATCATCTTCAAGCATCTGCTGCCGAACTGCATGGCCCCGCTGCTGGTCTACTCGACGATCCTCATCGGGTCGTTCATCGGTGCCGAGGCGACCCTGTCGTTCCTCGGTGTGGGTCTGAAGTCGCCGGTAGTGTCCTGGGGCATCATGATCAGCGAGGCGCGGAACCTGATCCGGGTCGCGCCGCACCTGCTGCTCTTCCCCTCCGCATTCCTCGTCGCCGCCGTACTCAGCTTCGTCACCCTCGGTGAGGCAGTGCGCGAGGCTCTCGATCCGAAACTCCGGTAG
- a CDS encoding ABC transporter permease — translation MGRYVLRRLLQLVPVFIGTTLLIYWLVWAVPGDPFAGKCGDRRCPDSYIAGMTEKYALDQPWPVQYLKYMQNMLQGDFGTTYGGRSINELIAAAYPNTLKLAIVALAVEALIGITAGVLSGLRRNGFMDNLVLVSTLFLIAIPTFVTGFVLQFLFGVKWGIINPTVSSDVPFSELLIPGFVLGSTSMAYIARLARTSIAENRRADYVRTAIAKGLPMRRVVGVHLLRNSMIPVITFLGTDLGALMGGAIVTEGIFNINGIGREVFRAIVTKEGATVVSIVVILVLVYLLMNLVVDLLYAALDPRIRYE, via the coding sequence ATGGGCCGTTATGTACTGAGGCGGCTGCTCCAACTGGTTCCCGTCTTCATCGGGACCACACTTCTGATCTACTGGCTCGTCTGGGCGGTGCCCGGCGACCCCTTTGCTGGAAAATGCGGTGACCGCCGCTGCCCAGACTCCTACATCGCCGGCATGACCGAGAAATACGCGCTCGATCAGCCATGGCCTGTGCAGTACCTGAAGTACATGCAGAACATGCTCCAGGGGGACTTCGGCACCACGTACGGTGGCCGGTCGATCAACGAGCTGATCGCCGCCGCGTACCCCAACACCCTCAAGCTGGCCATCGTCGCGTTGGCCGTCGAGGCCCTGATCGGCATCACCGCCGGCGTGCTGAGCGGTCTACGGCGCAACGGCTTCATGGACAACCTGGTCCTGGTCTCCACACTGTTCCTGATCGCGATTCCCACCTTCGTCACCGGCTTCGTGCTGCAGTTCCTGTTCGGTGTGAAGTGGGGCATCATCAACCCCACGGTCTCGAGCGACGTACCCTTCTCGGAGTTGCTGATACCCGGCTTCGTCCTCGGCAGCACCTCCATGGCGTACATCGCCAGGTTGGCCCGGACGAGCATCGCGGAGAACCGCCGCGCCGACTACGTACGGACCGCCATCGCCAAGGGGCTGCCCATGCGTCGGGTGGTGGGCGTCCACCTGCTGCGTAACTCGATGATTCCGGTGATCACGTTCCTCGGTACCGACCTCGGCGCACTGATGGGTGGCGCGATCGTAACCGAGGGTATCTTCAATATCAACGGAATTGGTCGAGAGGTCTTCCGGGCGATCGTCACCAAGGAAGGCGCGACGGTGGTCTCCATCGTCGTGATCCTGGTGCTCGTCTATCTGCTCATGAACCTGGTGGTTGACCTGCTCTACGCCGCCCTGGACCCGAGGATCCGCTATGAGTGA
- a CDS encoding peptide ABC transporter substrate-binding protein, with product MRVSKRAGAVAVSAAVVLVAAGCNSGDGGDNSGGSTDGAITIHGTQPEVGLVPANTTETGGGKIIDFMWTGLVRYPNDGGNPVKALAESIDTTDSKVYTIKIKKGTKFHDGTEVKAKNFVDAWNWNAYSPNAVQGASFFSDIDGYADVHTEDPDGADGPQKAPEPTSKTMKGLEVVDDHTFKVTLAAPFSIFPTKLGYSAFMPLPDAFFTSTSDAFGKKPIGNGPVKFVSWQDNVEVKLTRFDDYTLEDKVKFKDLTVKIYQDDTAAYNDLLSGQLDFMEQVPNSSLAGDKWKSDLGTRAKNVPVPTSALIAFPMYDKRFQNADLRKAVSMSVNRAEITEKVFFNSKKPSNSWANPLAPGNKEGNCTSCAYNPDEAKKLLEKAGGFQGEMVFYYNADASHKEWMEAVAQSVKNTLGINARAEGIPTFAVFRQMINNHEMKGPYRAAWQQDYPDVENWIGPLYVTGGSSNDGLYSNKEVDRLYKEGTAAADIDAAHAKFAEAVALVDADTPSIPVYFYNEQWGHSEKLKKVEVTNVGEIDLSSVEL from the coding sequence ATGAGAGTCTCGAAGCGCGCGGGCGCGGTCGCGGTCAGCGCGGCTGTCGTGCTCGTCGCTGCTGGCTGCAACAGTGGGGACGGAGGCGACAACTCGGGCGGAAGCACCGATGGCGCCATCACGATCCACGGCACCCAGCCCGAGGTCGGTCTGGTCCCCGCCAACACCACCGAGACCGGTGGCGGCAAGATCATCGACTTCATGTGGACCGGTCTGGTGCGGTACCCGAACGACGGTGGCAACCCGGTCAAGGCCCTTGCCGAGTCGATCGACACCACCGACTCCAAGGTCTACACCATCAAGATCAAGAAGGGTACCAAGTTCCACGACGGTACCGAGGTCAAGGCGAAGAACTTCGTTGACGCCTGGAACTGGAACGCCTACTCGCCGAACGCGGTCCAGGGCGCCAGCTTCTTCAGCGACATCGACGGCTACGCCGACGTCCACACCGAGGACCCCGACGGGGCGGACGGCCCGCAGAAGGCCCCGGAGCCGACGAGCAAGACGATGAAGGGCCTGGAGGTCGTTGACGACCACACCTTCAAGGTCACGCTGGCGGCACCGTTCTCGATCTTCCCGACCAAGCTCGGCTACAGCGCGTTCATGCCGCTGCCGGACGCCTTCTTCACCTCGACCTCGGACGCCTTCGGTAAGAAGCCGATCGGCAACGGCCCGGTGAAGTTCGTCTCGTGGCAGGACAACGTCGAGGTCAAGCTGACCCGGTTCGACGACTACACCCTGGAAGACAAGGTCAAGTTCAAGGACCTGACCGTCAAGATCTACCAGGACGACACCGCCGCCTACAACGACCTGCTCTCCGGTCAGCTGGACTTCATGGAGCAGGTGCCGAACTCGTCGCTCGCCGGTGACAAGTGGAAGAGCGACCTGGGCACCCGGGCCAAGAACGTGCCGGTTCCGACCTCGGCTCTGATCGCCTTCCCGATGTACGACAAGCGCTTCCAGAACGCTGACCTGCGCAAGGCCGTCTCGATGTCGGTCAACCGGGCAGAGATCACCGAGAAGGTCTTCTTCAACTCGAAGAAGCCGTCCAACAGCTGGGCCAACCCGCTCGCGCCGGGGAACAAGGAGGGCAACTGCACCTCCTGCGCCTACAACCCGGACGAGGCCAAGAAGCTGCTGGAGAAGGCCGGTGGCTTCCAGGGCGAGATGGTCTTCTACTACAACGCTGACGCCAGCCACAAGGAGTGGATGGAGGCCGTCGCGCAGAGCGTGAAGAACACGCTGGGCATCAACGCCCGCGCCGAGGGCATCCCGACCTTCGCGGTGTTCCGTCAGATGATCAACAACCACGAGATGAAGGGCCCGTACCGGGCGGCCTGGCAGCAGGACTACCCGGACGTGGAGAACTGGATCGGCCCGCTGTACGTGACCGGTGGTTCCTCGAACGACGGCCTCTACAGCAACAAGGAGGTCGACCGGCTCTACAAGGAGGGCACCGCGGCCGCCGACATCGACGCCGCGCACGCCAAGTTCGCTGAGGCCGTTGCGCTCGTCGACGCCGACACCCCGAGCATCCCGGTGTACTTCTACAACGAGCAGTGGGGGCACTCGGAGAAGCTGAAGAAGGTTGAGGTCACCAACGTCGGTGAGATCGACCTTTCCTCGGTCGAGCTCTAG
- a CDS encoding PIG-L deacetylase family protein: MSFPASAPPLSDVRRTLAVFAHPDDIDFGSAGTIASWVAEGIEVTYLLITRGDAGGFDDTPRDELPLMREREQRSAAAAVGVHEVYFLDGYSDGTLSPTLALRRDITAAIRRTRPDRVLTSSPLRRWEHLTGPSHPDHLAAGEATTCAIYPDARNPFAFPELLREGLEPWVVREVWYAGGPDPDHAVDITDHFEQKVAALRAHTSQTAHLDLESWLRDWLGATARSAGLPEGRLAESFTVLRTE, encoded by the coding sequence ATGAGCTTTCCCGCCTCCGCACCACCACTTTCCGACGTACGACGCACACTCGCCGTATTCGCCCATCCGGACGATATAGATTTTGGCTCCGCGGGCACCATTGCCAGCTGGGTAGCCGAAGGTATCGAGGTCACGTACCTTCTCATCACCCGGGGGGATGCCGGTGGGTTCGACGACACACCACGCGACGAGTTGCCCCTGATGCGAGAACGGGAGCAGCGAAGCGCCGCCGCCGCCGTCGGCGTACACGAGGTGTATTTCCTCGATGGTTACTCGGACGGCACCCTCTCCCCCACCCTGGCCCTGCGGCGGGACATCACCGCGGCGATCCGCCGGACACGACCGGACCGGGTGCTGACCAGCTCACCACTGCGCCGCTGGGAGCACCTCACCGGCCCAAGTCACCCCGACCATCTCGCCGCAGGGGAGGCGACCACCTGCGCCATCTACCCGGACGCGCGCAACCCGTTCGCCTTCCCGGAGCTACTTCGGGAAGGCCTGGAGCCGTGGGTGGTCCGCGAGGTGTGGTACGCCGGAGGGCCCGACCCGGATCACGCGGTGGACATCACCGACCATTTCGAGCAGAAGGTAGCGGCATTACGGGCGCATACCTCGCAGACCGCCCACCTTGACCTGGAAAGCTGGCTGCGTGACTGGCTCGGCGCCACGGCCCGGTCCGCCGGGCTGCCAGAGGGTCGGTTGGCGGAATCGTTCACCGTCCTCCGCACGGAGTGA
- a CDS encoding response regulator, whose product MTDQPSEAAINVDIPRQLRVFLVDDHAMFRAGVRAELGAHVEVVGEASSVVEAVTRIAALEPDVVLLDVHMPDGGGRAVLEAMRRSHPQVRFLALSVSDAADDVIGLIRAGARGYVTKTISPDELAAAIRRVADGDAVFSPRLAGFVLDAFAARPDTPVADPELDQLTNREREVLRLLARGYAYKEIAKELYISIKTVETHVSNVLRKLQMSNRYELSRWAADRRLV is encoded by the coding sequence ATGACTGACCAGCCGAGCGAGGCGGCCATCAACGTCGACATCCCCCGTCAGCTGCGGGTGTTCCTGGTCGACGACCACGCCATGTTCCGGGCCGGGGTCCGGGCCGAACTGGGCGCGCACGTGGAGGTGGTCGGCGAGGCGAGCAGCGTGGTCGAGGCGGTCACCCGGATCGCCGCGCTGGAGCCGGACGTGGTGCTGCTCGACGTACACATGCCGGACGGGGGTGGTCGGGCGGTGCTGGAGGCGATGCGTCGCAGCCATCCGCAGGTCCGGTTTCTCGCGCTGAGCGTCTCCGACGCGGCGGACGACGTGATCGGCCTGATCCGGGCCGGTGCCCGGGGGTACGTCACCAAGACGATCTCGCCGGACGAACTGGCCGCGGCGATCCGGCGGGTGGCCGATGGCGATGCGGTGTTCAGTCCCCGGTTGGCCGGTTTCGTGCTGGACGCCTTCGCCGCCCGTCCGGACACCCCGGTCGCCGACCCGGAACTGGACCAGCTCACCAACCGGGAACGGGAGGTGCTGCGGCTGCTCGCCCGGGGGTACGCCTACAAGGAGATCGCCAAGGAGTTGTACATCTCCATCAAGACGGTGGAGACACATGTCTCGAACGTCCTGCGCAAGCTCCAGATGTCCAATCGCTATGAGCTGTCCCGCTGGGCTGCGGATCGCCGACTGGTCTGA
- a CDS encoding PspC domain-containing protein: MPTEPPRLYRSRDHRMVAGVASGIAEHLGISVVRVRVAFAVLLGLSGLGVLLYAAFWAVVPLRSDTAETPPPRDFFQLLPFVAIGLGMIMVQALVFDSIGVASTAGWLVAIIAVGAGVIWHQSTPGRRQQWSESMSVPWLGAVVEESDRRAFVLRFIGGGVLVAVGIIGVVAVYSPQDNFDAVLNGVIFALVGLAGVGVVAAPALWRTFNQLRAEREGRIREQERAELAAMVHDQVLHTLALILRNAHDVKTVQRLARGQERSLRNWLYKPTASPTERLAAALEQAAAEVEDTYAVTVETVVVGDRETDERVGALIAAAREALVNAARHAKVQTVSLYAEVEPEQISVFVRDRGAGFDPTTVEDHRHGVRGSIIGRMDRHGGRAEIRSEPGSGTEVRLTLPTPGTAGRTGKDHD; the protein is encoded by the coding sequence ATCCCCACCGAACCTCCGCGCCTCTACCGCTCCCGGGACCACCGGATGGTCGCCGGCGTGGCCTCCGGCATCGCCGAGCACCTGGGCATCTCGGTGGTCCGGGTCCGGGTCGCGTTCGCCGTGCTGCTCGGACTCAGCGGGCTCGGTGTGCTGCTCTACGCGGCCTTCTGGGCGGTCGTCCCGCTTCGGTCGGACACCGCCGAGACGCCCCCGCCGCGGGACTTCTTCCAGCTTCTGCCATTCGTGGCCATCGGCCTCGGCATGATCATGGTGCAGGCCCTGGTGTTCGACTCGATCGGTGTGGCCAGCACCGCCGGCTGGCTGGTGGCGATCATCGCTGTCGGCGCGGGGGTGATCTGGCACCAGTCCACGCCCGGACGTCGGCAGCAGTGGAGCGAGTCGATGTCGGTGCCGTGGCTCGGCGCGGTGGTGGAGGAGAGCGACCGACGCGCCTTCGTCCTGCGCTTCATCGGCGGTGGGGTGCTCGTCGCCGTCGGCATCATCGGCGTGGTCGCCGTCTACTCCCCGCAGGACAACTTCGACGCGGTACTCAACGGCGTGATCTTCGCGCTGGTCGGGCTCGCCGGAGTCGGGGTGGTGGCCGCGCCCGCCCTCTGGCGGACCTTCAACCAACTTCGCGCGGAGCGCGAGGGGCGCATCCGGGAACAGGAACGGGCCGAGTTGGCCGCCATGGTGCACGACCAGGTCCTGCACACCCTAGCGCTCATCCTGCGTAACGCCCACGACGTGAAGACGGTGCAGCGGCTGGCCCGGGGCCAGGAACGTTCGTTGCGTAACTGGCTGTACAAGCCCACCGCCTCGCCGACCGAACGGCTCGCCGCCGCGCTGGAGCAGGCTGCGGCAGAGGTGGAGGACACCTATGCGGTCACCGTGGAGACGGTGGTGGTGGGTGATCGGGAGACCGACGAACGGGTCGGGGCGCTGATCGCCGCCGCACGTGAGGCGTTGGTCAACGCCGCCCGGCACGCCAAGGTCCAGACGGTGTCGCTCTACGCCGAGGTCGAGCCGGAGCAGATCAGTGTCTTCGTCCGCGATCGGGGCGCGGGTTTCGACCCGACTACGGTGGAGGACCATCGGCACGGGGTACGTGGCTCGATCATCGGTCGGATGGACCGGCACGGCGGGCGAGCGGAGATCCGCAGCGAACCGGGCAGCGGCACCGAGGTGCGACTGACTCTGCCGACTCCCGGCACCGCAGGAAGGACAGGAAAAGATCATGACTGA
- a CDS encoding PspC domain-containing protein, protein MTDAAADPHRSAMGEGTPGPAGPPPAGGPTPPPHSGYGPSSAPPPPPGTAGFTSRYGLVRPRQGRYLAGVCAAIGRATNTDPILWRVLLAVLGFFGGIGILVYITAWLIIPGEGDTASPVEAMLGRGRSSTSPVTVLVLSILVAVGFGYVVTDAFRAVLLGAAILIGGALLMNRNSNRDRAAEAGNPAPVDPSTAPGPDPVQPQAPVSASEQQPPAVPSPPHQPSPPHQPTGPHQPTGPTTTGSSAGLATEPLSPYPSPPLPTEPATAAAPTAPPTQALPGWPVSTSPAPMFPPPAVSPPPAGPLPPAGGYRPPFAPHGPYAATATYPPAATPKAPKPPKPPKERSPLGAATFSMIFVVLGLLAVLDLSSVLDVPPSAYFAVALATIGVGLLVGTWFGRARWLIALGLVAATALGMATLAESYDRVRNIEGDVTWAPTNPRDLANRYENNFGDAVLDLTRIEFTGSETQVTAEVNLGSLTVRVPPNTDVTVTANINAGDATVFKTRWSGINTNRRDLTDLGPDGAGGGKLRLFLYVNAGNLEVTR, encoded by the coding sequence ATGACCGACGCAGCTGCCGACCCCCACCGGTCGGCCATGGGGGAGGGCACGCCGGGACCAGCCGGCCCGCCGCCAGCCGGCGGACCAACCCCGCCTCCCCACTCCGGGTACGGTCCGTCGTCCGCCCCGCCCCCACCACCGGGAACCGCCGGCTTCACCTCCCGGTACGGCCTGGTCCGGCCCCGACAGGGCCGCTACCTGGCCGGGGTCTGTGCGGCGATCGGCCGAGCCACCAACACCGACCCGATCCTGTGGCGGGTACTCCTCGCCGTACTGGGCTTCTTCGGGGGAATCGGCATCCTGGTCTACATCACCGCGTGGCTGATCATCCCCGGTGAGGGGGACACCGCGTCCCCGGTGGAGGCGATGCTGGGCCGGGGTCGGTCGAGCACCTCGCCGGTCACAGTGCTCGTCCTCAGCATCCTCGTCGCGGTGGGCTTCGGCTACGTCGTGACCGACGCGTTCCGGGCCGTCCTGCTCGGTGCGGCGATCCTCATCGGTGGAGCACTTCTGATGAACCGAAACAGCAACCGGGACCGGGCCGCCGAAGCGGGGAACCCAGCACCCGTCGACCCGTCCACTGCCCCCGGGCCTGATCCCGTCCAGCCGCAAGCGCCGGTATCGGCCAGCGAACAGCAGCCACCGGCGGTTCCCTCCCCGCCACACCAGCCGTCCCCGCCACACCAGCCGACCGGGCCACACCAGCCGACCGGGCCGACGACGACCGGTTCCTCGGCCGGTCTCGCCACCGAGCCGCTGTCGCCGTACCCCAGCCCACCGTTGCCGACCGAGCCGGCCACTGCGGCAGCGCCAACAGCGCCGCCGACCCAGGCACTGCCGGGCTGGCCGGTCAGCACCTCACCGGCACCGATGTTCCCGCCGCCAGCGGTCAGCCCTCCGCCGGCCGGACCGCTGCCCCCGGCTGGCGGATACCGACCGCCTTTCGCGCCGCACGGCCCGTACGCGGCCACCGCCACGTACCCGCCGGCCGCGACGCCCAAGGCTCCCAAGCCGCCCAAACCACCGAAGGAACGGTCGCCCCTCGGCGCCGCCACCTTTTCGATGATCTTTGTGGTTCTCGGCCTGCTGGCAGTACTCGACCTCAGCAGCGTCCTCGACGTACCGCCATCCGCCTACTTCGCGGTGGCGTTGGCCACCATCGGAGTCGGCCTCCTGGTCGGTACGTGGTTCGGTCGGGCTCGCTGGCTCATCGCGCTCGGTCTGGTGGCCGCCACCGCCCTGGGGATGGCCACCCTCGCCGAGTCCTACGATCGGGTCCGCAACATCGAGGGCGACGTCACCTGGGCCCCGACCAACCCGCGCGACCTGGCCAACCGGTACGAGAACAACTTTGGCGACGCGGTACTGGACCTCACCCGGATCGAGTTCACCGGCTCAGAGACCCAGGTGACCGCAGAGGTCAATTTGGGCAGTCTGACCGTGCGCGTACCGCCGAACACTGACGTGACGGTTACCGCGAACATCAATGCCGGCGACGCGACGGTCTTCAAAACCCGGTGGAGCGGTATCAACACCAACCGGCGCGATCTGACCGATCTTGGTCCGGACGGTGCCGGCGGCGGCAAGCTTCGGCTCTTCCTGTACGTCAACGCGGGCAACCTGGAGGTGACCCGATGA